From the genome of Bacteroidia bacterium:
TACGGTTTTCAAAAAATAGAACGTCTAAGACTGCGAAAAGATATACAGAGATTGTATGAACAAGGAATAAGCTTATTTGTTTATCCATTCAAAGCACGATACTTAATTGTAGAAAAAAAAGATTTGGCTATACCTGCACAAGTGCTCATCACAGTATCTGGTAAGACTTTCAAAAAAGCTGTACATAGAAATAGAATTAAACGGCTAATACGAGAAAGCTA
Proteins encoded in this window:
- the rnpA gene encoding ribonuclease P protein component — its product is MTTKKYGFQKIERLRLRKDIQRLYEQGISLFVYPFKARYLIVEKKDLAIPAQVLITVSGKTFKKAVHRNRIKRLIRESYRLNKYLLTPEKDKVFHIHFHYISKKILDFHTVQKGMQELLAQINQRSNSDLNLPSNE